In a genomic window of Lagopus muta isolate bLagMut1 chromosome 2, bLagMut1 primary, whole genome shotgun sequence:
- the CENPW gene encoding centromere protein W, translating into MRRTAPRGALRKIIKKHKPHLRLAANTDLLVHLSFLLFLHRLAEEARTNAFENKSKVIKPEHTIAAAKVILKKSRG; encoded by the exons atgagGCGCACGGCGCCCCGCGGCGCTTTGCGGAAGATCATAAAGAAGCACAAGCCTCACTTACGGCTGGCGGCTAACACCGACTTGCTG GTACATTTGAGCTTCTTGTTGTTTCTCCATCGGTTAGCAGAAGAAGCCAGGACAAATGCTTTTGAGAACAAAAGTAAAGTAATTAAACCTGAGCATACTATAGCTGCAGCAAAG gttattttaaagaaaagcagaggatag